A region from the Aegilops tauschii subsp. strangulata cultivar AL8/78 chromosome 5, Aet v6.0, whole genome shotgun sequence genome encodes:
- the LOC109764298 gene encoding uncharacterized protein: protein MPPRRRGASGYRGVRQRPNGGFYSEIRSGELRLGLGTFETAHEAARAYDAAVWRLGRPRPQMNFHDVHTLQQALDVAPPPRLRTAQDRAEHAERQRRLLVAHEDERVMAEWRQRHPEDVTYEQAYGARRREEETQRRRDERLDRRRRKALALSQCEIVENGGQTIFTSDDDCWDDMWLDTSDQTSEDGDDDDDDDDWE, encoded by the coding sequence atgccgccgcgccgccgaggAGCGTCGGGCTACCGCGGCGTCCGCCAGCGCCCCAACGGCGGGTTCTACTCCGAGATACGGTCCGGCGAACTACGGCTCGGCCTCGGCACCTTCGAGACGGCgcacgaggccgcccgcgcgtacgacgcggcggtgtggcgcctAGGCAGGCCGCGCCCGCAGATGAACTTCCACGACGTCCACACGCTCCAGCAGGCGTTGGacgtcgccccgccgcctcgtctTCGCACGGCACAAGACCGTGCGGAGCACGCTGAgcggcagcgccgcctcctcgtcgcccaTGAGGACGAGCGGGTCATGGCGGAGTGGCGCCAACGCCACCCGGAGGACGTCACCTACGAGCAAGCCTACGGGGCAAGGCGCCGCGAGGAGGAGACGCAAAGGCGCCGCGATGAGCGGTTGGACAGGCGTCGGCGGAAGGCCCTGGCGTTATCGCAGTGCGAAATCGTTGAGAATGGTGGGCAGACGATCTTTACGTCTGATGATGATTGTTGGGACGACATGTGGCTCGATACCTCGGACCAGACCAGCGAGGatggcgatgatgatgatgacgacgacgactgGGAGTAG